From Rhododendron vialii isolate Sample 1 chromosome 7a, ASM3025357v1:
ACCCCCACCAGCTGTAGTTCCCAAGAACCTTCTGCCTATCCAAGCCCCTGCACCACCTGTGCAGAATTTCGAGCAACCAATTGGCCCTGCACCACCTGTGCAGAACTACAAGCAACCATTCGACTATCTCATGTCTGACCCAAAGTTGGAGGCTACAATGCTGAATCTCTCCCAGTATTACCTAGGACCACTAGAGGAACCACCCGTCCTAACTATGGATGAGATGCTCGCACAAGAACGTGAGCGTCTTCTTAGAGAAGAAACCGCTGCCGAGAGGAGCTACAAGATGTGGCTGAGAGAAGTCTTTGAAATCAGTCCACCCTAGAGTGTTGTGGCCATGGAGTAGAATAAGGCTTTGTAAGCTGTAAGATCGTGTAGTAAGAGCGTGTAGGATCGTCTCAACTTATATTAGGGAATCTTGTTTTAAGTCTACTTGCCTTATAGTATAACTCTATGTTGTGATTGTAATGTcctgcttatctatgaaaagtttgcattgtttttgtttaaGAGTACTATTGCATACTATATAATCTATTGCGTTAACTTTTAGAAAGGCATACcatttgcaaaaggaaaattatttagatAGACTAGAACtccccctttcaatttttactcgtagatggtgaaccgacgcagtggaCTAGGATATGAGAACAGTGAATCTTCTAACACTAACCCCGACCTAGCTCAAGTCATGCAAGCGCTCGTAACAGCCTTAAACACCAACCGCCGAAACCAAAACCGCgatgatgaacctatgacccgaACTCGAGCGATGAACGAATTTTGCAAACGCCGACCTCCGACCTTCAATGGAGATACCAACCCCATCGTAGCTGAAACATGGCTGAAGGAAGTCAAGGTGAatctggacaccttggagattaccCGAAATTGAGATCATGTAGCCTTAGCCACATACCAGCTAAAAGGAGAAGCCCGTTATTGGTGGGAtttgatggaggcaacccataccatagccaccatgaccttcgACGAGTTCGAGACCctgtttctcgacaagtacttCCCCACTCCTCTTCGTTTGGTCAAGGAACAAGAGTTTCTAAATCTGAAACAAGGAACGATGATCGTTACCCAATACGCGGCCAAGTTCGAGGAACTGTCCCGCTACGCCCTAGCCGCCATAACAACAGAGGACAAGAAAGCGAGAAGGTTTGAATGGGGACTGACAACAGCTAGAAGGGTCGTGGTGGCGCAGGCTTTCCCCACTTATACCGGTGTTGTGAAGTGTGCTCTTCGACTGGAGAGTCAGGAaaatgacttcaaaacccgatggaggaaaGCGACAGGCAACACTGGCAGACCTATCCGAACTCAACCTTCCAACAACAACCGCGGACCCTACCCTACCAAACCCTTTACCCCGTCGCAAAACAACCAACCTTGGAAGACTGCTGCACCAGGACGTGGCGAACCGCAGAGGGGCGGCAAAAACATAGCAACAGTTCAGTGCTTCAACTATTaggctatgggccactacaaACGTGAATGCCCCCAACCCCAGAGGAATCGGAATAGGAACTTTGGAGGCCAGGGAACTCAACAACCTGCACAAGCCCGATTTGGGAAGCAAAACCTCGGAGGCTCAACACAGCAGCCGCAAAATGGGCAGAACAAGGAGAAACAGCCCATGGGAACGCAATAGAGTACTGGAGGACGCATCTTTGCACTATAGActgaggagcaggagcaggatcgctctgtgatccaaggtacgctattattGTACAGTACCTGCGTGCAAGCTTTGTTTGACTCTGAAGCATCACATTCGTTTATATCTTCTGCTTGCGTAATTACCCTAGctctagaaacagaacccctaagtacgagtacGAAAGTCACATCATCGTTGGGGGGGGAGTATAGAtgttaatctagtgtgtagagggtgcgagatagaaatagccaacctacgTCTAACCTGCGACCTCAGAGTGATCGACATTGCGGATTTTGACGTAATCcttggaatggactggctatcagctCACCGAGCGGTCATAAACTACCATCAGAAGACGGTGACGGCTCATACCTCTGAAGGGACTCGTTtccaatttaagggggatagacaaacggCAAGTTCAACGACGAAGAGATCCaagtggcagaatcaactgtttagatggctagctagtctccaaatagAAGAAATCGACCGGATGGAATTaggattaccacacatcgtttgcgagtacgccgatgttttccctgaagaacttccaggtttaccacctcaaagagagatagacttctctatagaactccaacctgGAACCGCATTAATCTCGATGGCACCATACCGAATGGCCTCTACAGAACTaaaagagctcaagacccaattacAGGGAGCTGTTGGATAAAGGATTCATCAGACCAAGTACATCACCGTGGGGAGCGCCTgcattgttcgtgaagaagaatgAATGAACACTTCGACTGTGTATTGACTATAGAAAGTTAAATCAAGTCACAGTCAAGAACCGAAATCCCCTACCTAGGATTGATGACCTATTTGACCAATTGAGAGGAGCAacctatttctccaaaattgaTCTCCGATCAGGTTACCATCAGTTAAGAATCTGGGACGAGGACATCCCCAAGAAAGCCTTCCGCAACCGATacggacactacgagtttgtaaTGATGCCGTTCGGACTGACAAATGCTCcagcagtattcatgtgtctcatgaacaaggtCTTTCAgccctacttagacaaatttgtagtggtgttcattgacgacatcttgatatactccgCCAACAAAGAGGAGCACGAGGAACACCTCTGGATAGtgctacaagtactccgagatagccaactctatgccaaggcgaataaatgcgagttttggctggaagtggttaagttcttaggGCATGTAGTATCCAAGGACGGGATTGCAGTGGACGAAAGTAAGGTTGAAGCAGTACTAAATTGGAAACAGCCGACCTCAGTAttcgaaatcaggagtttcctaggattggctGGATATTACCGAAAATTCATACAGGACTtctcaaccctagccaaacCAATGACCAGGCTAACTTAGAAAGGAGTGAAGCCTGCGAAAAGTCTTTCCTGGAGCTGAAAAGAAGACTAACTAGTGCACCAATACTCATCATTCCCAAGCGGGGTGTAGATTATACGGTTTACTGCGACGCGTcaagagatggcttgggatgcgttctgatgcagaatggaaaagtGGTAGCCTATGGATCATGACAACTTCGACCGCACGAGAAGAATTACCCCACACACGACCTAGAATTGGTTGCAGTGGTATTCGCCCTTAAATCTTGGCGTTACTatttgtggggagaacaattcgaggTCTTCACCGACCACAAGAGCCTCAAATAccttttcactcagaaggagttgaacctgaggcaACGGCGacggatggaatacttggaggactacaagtttacactTCAGTATCACCCTGGCAAGGCCAATGTGGTAGCTGATGCTCTAAACCGAAAGGATAAGGCACAGAAGGTCAAGACAGCTATTAAGGAACGGGAGATGGTGGATACCctcaacgagttcaacctgcgatCATCATCAAAAAACAGAAACGCTCGATTGTACGCTTTAGTTGTAGAACCAGCGCTTCACCGAGAAATCTTATTGGCCCAAACCTTTGAGCAGGATTGTGAGTTCATTCGAtatcgaatccgagaaggaaagaCGCTACTAGGATGGACAATCAAGAAGGataacagcctgagattcaagGGACAGGTGTTTGTAACTAATATTGGGACCCTTCGAGAAGCTGTACtccgagaagctcaccattcAAACTTCGCAGTACaccctggcggtacaaagatgtatcatgacctACGGAGAACGTATTGGTGGAAAGGAATGAAAAAGGACGTAGCTCAATTTGTATCAGCCTGCCTAGTGTGTCAGCAAGTCAACGTTGAACAGCAGAAATCGGGAGGAGACCTCCAACCCTTACCAATACcaacctggaagtgggagcacatttcAATGGATTTCATGACTGGACTGCCAAAATCTGCCAAGTCAAACACTGCCATTTGGGTAATtgtggatcgactcaccaaatccGCGCATTTTCTGCCTGTTAAGATGACAGAGAACGTGGAACAACTAAGCCTATTGTATATTTGTGAGATTGTACGCCTACATGGAGTACCTCTCTCGATTATATCCGACAGGGATCCACGTTTCGTGTCACACTTCTGGAAAAGATTGCAGAAGGCGTTGGGAACAGATGTAAGGCTTAGTACAGCCTTCCACCCGCAAACAGATGGACAAATGGAGAGGACTATACAGACATTAGAAGATATGCTGAGAGCTTGTGCCTTGGATTTTTCTGGGAATTGGGAGCAACACTTACCGTTGGTAGAGTTTGcctacaacaatagctatcaagcAAGTATTGAGATTGCAGTGTACAAAGCTCTATACGGTCAACCCTGTCGATCTCCAATCTGCTGGACTGATGCTGGAGAAACGGGATTGATTGGGCCTGACATAGTACGGGATACCACGGAGAAGGTCAAAACCATCAGGCAAAGAACCCAGACTGCTCAAAGctgacagaagagttatgcggataaaagGAACCGACCATTGACCTTCGCAGTaggagatcatgtattcctgaAGATTAGACCGAAGAATGGAGTCATCAGAttttgaaaaaaggaaaagttgtCCCCACGCTACATTGGATCATTTGACATCGTGGAGAAAATCgggaaggttgcgtatcgtcTGGCACTGCCACCACAACTAGATAGAGTACATAACGTGTTCCACATTTCAATGCTCCGCAAGTATCTTGCATTGCCCATGCATGTCCTTAATTGGGAAGATCTCACCATCGAAGAAGATGTGACATACGAGGAAGAACCAATAAAGATTCAGGACCGAAGTGAGAAAACAATCCGAAACAAAACCGTCAAGTTAgtacgagttttgtggaagcaccaCAGTTATGAAGAAACCACatggaaaagagaagaaattatGAAGATGAATTACCCTCACCTGTTCAAATCCGAGcgtgcacctaatttcgaggacgaaattgtttaagggggatagtttgtaacgactcggaatttttttaatgaataaaaatttcatttatttatcggaatttcttttaattacttaatattacttttaacattactttttaatttctataatccgtcataattagattttagttctttaaattttattacttGATTAAAAGCTCTACCtggctagtaaagttagttttcaaccgattagttggaggaaccgagctaccaatccacctagttacattgccctaaccctaattagacctttttgaccatctttgagccttatgaacccctccgaaccctattgaaccattagaccataggagtaatcattttactcctatgacaagtcatttcaaatcCTAATTATCACCAATATTCCCTTGTCCGTTGggcaataaatgttaggggaattattatcccttggataataaacctttgacttgccaaagtATGTATAACTTGACTAGACAAGTCATAGTCatcattttgtttccaaaagaaacaagactagccatgccatgcatgcacacctaggTCATAGTCTTAGCCTAATTAtttaggttttactttcctagatgtgtgtgtgtctatatatatatatatatatatatagtatatatatatatatatatatatatatatatatatatatatatatatatatatatatatgttgtacATAgtataaggagagagagagagagagagagagagagagagagagagggggggggggaggcCAAGAGAGTGAGGTGTGATGGTGTTTTTGTTCACTTGCACAAGTTACCTTATAGCCTTAAGTCTATTTATGACATGCCAACCCATCCTAGGCTTCTTTAAACACAATCTAGCCTTatcattttgttcttccttACAAGTTAGCCCATCCTAGgacatgacaagtcaaaaacccttcatcaTAACCTAAGGTATGGCctaaaatggaagtgacaaggcatggcatgcttgaaagacttgaaatgacaagtcaatggagcaaaatccaatgggtaatgggaGGGAGAGGAGGCCGGCCAAGGGCGaaggagagggagccaaatttttgctataaatagcaccccatactcaccattcaactcacaccttcatcctccaacttctctctctaagaaagcttgtgttcttacttcttCTTGCTTagtttttccttgttcttgaagttcttcctaagttcttcaaaaaactcatcctaaaacaccttttcgatccataaagtctAGTAGTTTTAACCACGaagtagtttcgagagaaaaccTTTcgctttcgaagctaccggaagccaaccgtaagaagttactccgcccgatcgtcaacttaccttccgtagtcgccactaccgccaagaagaaggGTAGAacccctagtccaataactctacgtatagcatagaatcgtacgttagaaagtagaatgttctttattcaaagtatcaatatgctcatcgttttccttaagtagataaggttatctattgtttagttttcaagtagataaggttatctatcgtttgtTGTCGTCATGCATGGTAGTTAACAAATGTCTCTTAATAATGGAAGAATGAGTATGTTGAATAAGCTACTTTTACTTTAATAAACATGTgttattttgaattttccacaaaggaagaaagaacggttttcgaaagataagactttaccGTTGataaaagtattcgtattttgatctttaggatggttatgagcatgattactaatatcaagttggatgatcttgctagtttagtttcaagattacaatgaatgatttatgtttgtgaaaagtcctaccgcggagtctatgcatgaaaatgagacacgaaaatcgagaaagtagaaacatgatacctagggtgtggtttaatgaaaaggcgtgttttgaaaaggtaaaatgttttgaaaaccgcaatgtggccggacatagtagcccattgtgtggtgtgtgttttgtgtgccaatgggaacccggtgcggcggaactaTTGTAAagatactcgagaacccggaacggcagaaccgaggttaggtgtgtggcttggttatctgcggagaggagtCAATGCAAAGTgtgtcaatgggaacccggtgcggcggaaccattgtgaggatactcgaaaACCCAGAACGGCGAAACCGATGTTGAGTGTGTTAAATGGATTTTTGGAAATAATGATAAGGTTAATGAAATgtaaaaaaatgatgacacggtctacgagaagtcgcgtaggagaaactcagaactCATAGACACctacgttagttgaatagtgaatgtggtgtatcattgttaattgtggtgttAATCATGTACTTgtcaaaattgttaatttttgatcaattgtttgtaagttaagagttagtaggtatgggttattctattgagctttcgtagctcacggtgttacctttggtgatatcctgacatattatattggtggtgatcgacgccggtataatgtgtcagatctcatagatgaacagggtgaactttataCCTTGAAaacttttggagccgaagagctggctcgAATAGAAgaggaagcggagcagtagataggaaccctagctaCCCCTCCTTTGCTGATTAGAAGTActcttttgaaatttatgttgtaatattgagccagactccttttaatattcaatgaaattgtcctatttaacgttcctaAAATTAGAGGCGTTACACCCACCATAGGTTGGACACTAGCCCAGGTCCACTTTAGAAAaccctcccaaaaaaaaaattataaatatctaACTTTTACTAGTAGTGAAGTCGCGATGTTGATCTGAAGAGGGCCGGCTTAATAGTTATAACTTTTTTATCAGAAcaatacttattatatcataaagtgTTTGCTTTCCAACACATCaaatttgtacattgaaataattttagcctAATATagttaaagtataccaatcattttgcttttttctttaAGCTTTTCAATAGTCACGtgtttaattttcatttatgaaaaaattgagaatgcaaaataactgattttttatcaaatcaaacaaaattattaagattataagtacctacatgaataattatagataatattcaaaatcaagtatataaaatataaaaaatttaaaactctaGGTCGGGACCCCGGGCCCTAACATAGTTTCACCCCTGATTTTGGAAGCTCTAGaatattcttgtgaaatatgtagagtttttatgagaattaatcacatgtgtaattctagaattatgtCTGAAAACATCTTCGTACTAGAGTTTTTCATGAAGTAGTATAAATAGAGATAGGTTATTTGAGGTCAAATATAATACAAACACTCTCTTTCCCCACtcttgtctttagtattctTCCTCTTCCAAAAATCTTGAACATATTTTAAGATACGCAATATGTATTCGATACGATTtatacaattgaaaaaaaatttgcccaCCCAAATCTTTTTTTGATTAGCCCAGGATAGAATCAATTTCTGGTTTCGCCCTTGGCTCTAATATATAATTATTGCCATGAAAGGAAGCCCAATCAAGTTGAAAAAACTGTATATTTCTCACAAAAACAACTtgtggagtgatggtgatgatTGATTTTTATAGAAAATAAGATCCGAGAAAGTACAATCCCAAGTGCCATCAAAAAGTCTGATTAGGATTATGCTTGTACTGGATTCTATAAAAGAAGTGGAACTCTAATGAGAACGTAGACTTTCTGCATCTCCTGAAGGAGAAGAGGCAAACCTATCCAACTCCAACAAAGAAGATGAATCATCTGGAGTTAGATTAGCTGGAGTAGCTACTTACCTTACTGGTGTTCGAAGAAGTCTGTTGGTACAGATGTCATATGAGATGTGAAAGCGATTTCCGACTAAAAATGCCCTTTCTATCTTATTCTATTAGTAAAGTGCTAACAAGTAAGAGAGGGCCCTATTTATAGGTTGGGCGTCGGCGCTGTAGTTTGATTGCAGCTAGCACATCCCCTTTCTTTCTCAAAGTCAACTTTCTCGCTTGTTGAAGAAGAGAACTTAGATGGGAAGGCAAGAGAAGCTCATCAAGCAAGGGAAGCTGTAGTGAAGGAGAAGGAGGGCAAAACAGCTCCTCAAGCAAGGGAAACTCCAAAGAAGGAGAAGGGAGGCAAAGCAGCTTGCCCGGTAGCTTCTCGGTTAGGACGATTGTTACCCAGAGCTATATTTTCTAAGTGAGAGATTTATAGTAATTCTTTGTAGCAGTCTTATTAATAACTGCTGTAAAAATCAGTTTTGAAACCGTCTATTGTTACACTATGGTCTATTGCTGCTTTTAGTCAAATACTATATGCTTAAATCTGGGTTAGCTTGTGTTTTAATTAAATGGATCTTCCACTCAAATTAAGTAACCTTGTTCTTCCTAAAGAATTGTTCTCGTATTTCCTTCGTTTTAACTtacctctctccctccccttcCTTATTTTCCGCCACCCCCACTGCCATACACCCATGCCCTCATCCTATTATCCTCTACCATCTCCTACCATCACCAGCCGAACCACCATCATCTCCGCCATTTACTCCAACATTTGcacccttcctctctctccctcactgaTGCAAGCCGAAACCTGCGAGGTTGGGATAGTCCCGGGAAGCCACTCGACCGGGGGCAATGGAAGTCACTCGACGTTGCTAATCGCGGAAGACACTCACGTGACCAAATCACACACTTGATTATCAGAGGAATCACTCACTCTCAAGCATGAAATACTTgcacaatattttcaaaaactcaagTTCTGCTCTTTTCATTCATTAGAACTCATATAAATTGGCATAACAAAAGATGACTCAACAAGACTCAATAAAGACTAGACAATTTCCTAGACAGacttttcaaataaatagaTGACTCTTCAACTACATGCATAATGATAAACCTAGAGAGATGTGTTTCAAGAAACTTACTACGTGCATATGTGTATCATATTAATGACTGACTCCAAATGCttgactagaaaaaaaaaagacataattaaaaGACTCTTCGGTTCAACCGGGATCATTATGCTCCTGCATCACTCACTTCTCTATATAAACCCACCTCCTTCGGGCTTCGAAACTGCCCGAAAAATCAGTCCCAAACCAGCTGCATTTCAGCCCTGAACACAGCTCGTAATCAGCCCTAGACTTTGTATCCTTTTCGATTTAACACCAAATGGTTTATTGCTTTTACAAGCTAACCTCAAATATGGTTTCCTACTCCACTGTATACGTTGGCTTGTGATGTGGTGTTTTAACTTATAATGGTCACAAATGTCAATTGCATGGTGTGACTTTTCCAATCCAGATTGGGTAagatgttatttatttttttataacaaaaaaaaaaagatagttgAGTCCttaaatgacaagaaaagaaaagctatTATTATATGTAAGAGAAATATGTATTAAGGCCATCTCTAGTAatataatcaaaaatgaataaccaaaagttgacaaatcagtttttgattattcacttaagaggttgctaagattgacaatgttgaggttcacaatggtcacttctagtccataaccaaaataaggggtccactataATTTCACacaatttctctctccccctctgtttctagccattcacttccctccattacgtttttttgggcaaaaatataatatatcgaacatatggtgttcttcctaatgttatctatcaaaacaacaccgaaattttgttttcttccaattcctgtagcctatatcacaaatccaccactctttTAATCTttcgaaaaaaatcaaatgtgttcttgaatttggaaaagaatgcaaggttcttccttcttcttttttgcaaggttctttatttactcaaccataggggaggaacaaaaaaaggaataaccactttttagttgaaaaaatcaattttttttttgctaaaaagtgattatttctcaaaatacttggataaaagtaaaaaaaaaatactttttcaattcttctcgtcgagacaaatcaataacccataaaagtttggcgcaaaactaacaaatgcgaaaaaaattcaaataaagacaattttcatatttaagttaaattcataagtatgcagcccaaaatagaaacgggaaagaagattgaaataccttaatccggtaATGATGGGTTAAATTGTACATGATTGAGAAATATGAGTTTCATTTttagaggaaaagaaagagaaatagtttgtagTTGAAGtaaagaagatatagagcaggtgaagaagagaagaaactatactagttgaaatacgcgtgtatataaattttggaactagttaacttatgtggtgtgaggttcacaaattttgattattgaaaaaggttgttagttttggttatccaaagcataaaatttgattatttctaagaatgttgctaagtttgattataccgttgtgagccattttttataccaatattgttaactttaacaacaattgacttttgattatactactgtggatggcctaagagtacatacttaataaacttattcctattaactttatttttttccttcctgaAATGATTGGAGTTGGTCAGCGATTTTTACTTTTGGTTAATTAGATGTAGAGGATTTGTTTCTCCTTTGAAAGTGGAGAAAGGGCGCGTGCATTTTGATGCGCATATTTGCTATGATCATTGCTTTGGTGTTGAACCTATTGGTGTGTGCAACTTTTGTTTTgactatttcatttttttgccaaaattacACACTCCTcgaccaagaaaaaaaattacacactcCTCGATAATTCATTTAAGTCGTGTTAAAAAATGTGTTGAAGGCACGGGCAATTTCTAGTTTATATACGTT
This genomic window contains:
- the LOC131332910 gene encoding uncharacterized protein LOC131332910; this encodes MNEFCKRRPPTFNGDTNPIVAETWLKEVKLKGEARYWWDLMEATHTIATMTFDEFETLFLDKYFPTPLRLVKEQEFLNLKQGTMIVTQYAAKFEELSRYALAAITTEDKKARRFEWGLTTARRVVVAQAFPTYTGVVKCALRLESQENDFKTRWRKATGNTGRPIRTQPSNNNRGPYPTKPFTPSQNNQPWKTAAPGRGEPQRGGKNIATVQCFNY